A window of Macrotis lagotis isolate mMagLag1 chromosome X, bilby.v1.9.chrom.fasta, whole genome shotgun sequence contains these coding sequences:
- the LOC141503094 gene encoding LOW QUALITY PROTEIN: translocon-associated protein subunit alpha-like (The sequence of the model RefSeq protein was modified relative to this genomic sequence to represent the inferred CDS: deleted 1 base in 1 codon): MRFLPRLALLVLLVFPSALLLGGGPGGRSGHFAVAQDATEDEEALEDTIVEDEDDEAEIEEDEPTDLAEEKEEDLSGEPEASPSADTTILFVKGEDFPANNIVKFLVGFTNKGTEDFIVESLDASFRYPQDYQFYIQNFTALPLNTVVPPQRQATFEYSFIPAEPMGGRPFGLVINLNYKDLNGNVFQDAVFNQTVTIIEREDGLDGETIFMYMFLAGLGLLVVVGLHQLLESRKRKRPVQKVEMGTSNQNDVDMSWIPQETLNQINKASPRRLPRKRAQKRSVGSDE, translated from the exons ATGAGATTCCTCCCGCGGTTGGCCCTGCTGGTGCTGCTCGTCTTCCCCTCCGCGCTGCTGCTCGGGGGCGGCCCCGGAGGTAGGTCG GGTCATTTTGCTGTAGCCCAAGATGCTACAGAGGAT GAAGAAGCACTGGAAGATACAATAgttgaagatgaagatgatgaagcaGAAATTGAGGAAGATGAGCCAACAGATTTG gcagaagaaaaagaagaagaccTCTCTGGTGAACCTGAAGCTTCACCAAGTGCAGATACAACCatcttatttgtaaaaggagaag ATTTCCCAGCAAATAACATTGTGAAGTTCCTGGTAGGCTTTACAAACAAGGGCACAGAAGACTTTATTGTTGAATCCCTAGATGCCTCATTCCGCTATCCTCAGGATTACCAGTTTTATATCCAGAATTTTACAGCTCTTCCTCTGAACACCGTAGTGCCACCGCAGAGGCAGGCAACATTTGAGTACTCTTTCATCCCTGCAGAGCCCATGGGTGGGCGACCATTTGGTCTAGTCATCAATCTGAACTACAAAGATTTAAAT GGCAACGTGTTCCAAGATGCTGTCTTCAATCAAACAGTTACAATTATTGAAAGAGAAGATGGGTTGGATGGAGAAAC GATCTTTATGTATATGTTCCTTGCTGGACTTGGACTACTAGTTGTAGTTGGGCTTCATCAGCTTCTCGAATCTAGGAAG AGAAAAAGACCGGTCCAGAAAGTAGAAATGGGTACATCAAACCAAAATGATGTTGATATGAGTTGGATTCCCCAAGAGACTTTGAATCAAATCA